The Parafrankia discariae genomic sequence TGTCGTCCCCACCGCCCCGCGCGTCGTGGGGAGCGCGCCGACCGACTGGACGGCCCAGCACGAACGGCGGCGCACGAGAGCACCCGGGTGGGCCGGCGGACGCCCCGGACCCGGTCGGGCGGCGAGCCGGATCGTGCCCCCTCGACGGCGGTGGCCCGGAACCCGGCGGACCGCCCGGCCACGCCGGGCGACAACGAGATGGACGCTCGCCGAGGCATGCACCACACCGGCTCCGGCATCCGGGCCGCCGAGCGCCACGGAACCGAGCGTCGCGGACGGATGGACCGCCGTCACGTGCGCCGTGGCCGCGTGCGCCGTGGCCGGCGTTCCCGCGACGACATCCAGGTCGGCCGCGGCCGTCGCTACCCGGGCCCCGGGAGAGGCGGTGGGGGTGGCGGTCGTCAGCGGCAGCGGCTCGTAGCGGACCAGCTCGGCCATCACCTCGGCGAGGAGGTCGACCAGTCTGATGTTGAGCGCCCGGCAGATCGCGGCCAGTACCTCCGAGGAGGCCTCCTTGCGACCGCGTTCCACCTCCGAGAGGTAGGGCATGGAGACCTGCGCGGCCTCGGCGACGTCCCGCAACGTGCGGCCCTGCGCCTGGCGGAGCCGACGCAGCACCCCACCGATCAGCCTGCGCAGCGGCGGCGCGACCGGCTCCACAGGCGGGCCGGCGCTCTCGGGCCGGTAGCCGGCGGCCCGTGTCGGAGCGACACCGCCACCCGCGGCCACTGTTCCGGCGATCATCGTCAAGCCCGCCACCTCCCTGCGC encodes the following:
- a CDS encoding helix-turn-helix domain-containing protein, coding for MIAGTVAAGGGVAPTRAAGYRPESAGPPVEPVAPPLRRLIGGVLRRLRQAQGRTLRDVAEAAQVSMPYLSEVERGRKEASSEVLAAICRALNIRLVDLLAEVMAELVRYEPLPLTTATPTASPGARVATAAADLDVVAGTPATAHAATAHVTAVHPSATLGSVALGGPDAGAGVVHASASVHLVVARRGRAVRRVPGHRRRGGTIRLAARPGPGRPPAHPGALVRRRSCWAVQSVGALPTTRGAVGTTAHVQRVR